A DNA window from Halorubrum sp. DM2 contains the following coding sequences:
- a CDS encoding phosphate ABC transporter ATP-binding protein: MLRVTDVSASYGDETVLRDLSVEIDAGEVLAVVGPSGVGKTTLLRLLALSAEPDEGTVALDGTDAWTVPEAERLALRRRVGVVFQEASLFDASVARNVEYGLRVRRSWTDRIGSLFGRGVPEAVREALDVVGLADETGRHADSLSGGEAQRVSFARALAYEPDALLLDEPTSDLDPRNTAVIEDAIGEASDRGIGVALATHDMHQAERVADRVAVLLDDGITELGPTERVFEDPADERTRKFISGELVY, from the coding sequence ATGCTCCGAGTGACCGACGTCTCGGCGTCGTACGGCGACGAGACCGTCTTGCGGGACCTCTCGGTCGAGATCGACGCCGGCGAGGTGCTCGCGGTCGTCGGGCCGTCCGGGGTCGGCAAGACGACGCTGCTCCGCCTGCTCGCGCTCTCTGCGGAGCCGGACGAGGGGACCGTCGCGCTCGACGGCACCGACGCGTGGACGGTCCCCGAGGCTGAGCGGCTCGCCCTGCGCCGCCGCGTCGGGGTGGTGTTCCAGGAGGCGAGCCTCTTCGACGCCTCCGTCGCGCGCAACGTCGAGTACGGGCTCCGCGTCCGTCGCTCGTGGACCGACCGAATCGGGTCGCTGTTCGGGCGCGGCGTCCCGGAGGCGGTCCGCGAGGCGCTCGACGTGGTCGGGCTGGCGGACGAGACGGGCCGTCACGCCGACTCGCTGTCCGGCGGCGAGGCCCAGCGCGTGTCGTTCGCCCGCGCACTGGCGTACGAGCCGGACGCGCTCCTCCTCGACGAGCCGACCTCCGACCTCGACCCGCGCAACACCGCCGTCATCGAGGACGCGATCGGGGAGGCGAGCGATCGGGGGATCGGCGTCGCGCTCGCCACCCACGACATGCATCAGGCCGAGCGCGTCGCGGACCGCGTCGCCGTGCTGCTCGACGACGGGATCACGGAGCTCGGGCCGACGGAGCGGGTCTTCGAGGACCCGGCCGACGAGCGCACCCGGAAGTT
- a CDS encoding ABC transporter permease, whose protein sequence is MALATTPELALSLLDLPFRDGYVRSIIFVSLYVSVTAVAVSTLVSVPVAVALGFAEFPGKGFVKSVVNTGMGFPSVVVGLLVLFAVSNQGPLGSLNLIFTKQAMILSQFVLATPPITAISLAAVDGVDDGVRDAARALGGTRLDAALVVIKEARYGIATAVLAGFGRAISEVGSVLIVGGNITGADGISKTRTLTTAIQLEARQGQYETAMVLGAVLVALVLTVNAVVVYFGDGGVTA, encoded by the coding sequence GTGGCTCTCGCGACGACCCCGGAACTGGCGCTCTCGCTCCTCGATCTCCCGTTCAGGGACGGGTACGTCCGGAGCATTATCTTCGTCTCGCTGTACGTGAGCGTCACCGCCGTCGCCGTGAGCACGCTCGTCAGCGTGCCGGTCGCGGTCGCGCTCGGGTTCGCGGAGTTCCCCGGGAAGGGGTTCGTGAAGTCGGTGGTCAACACGGGGATGGGGTTCCCGAGCGTCGTGGTCGGGTTGCTCGTCCTCTTCGCCGTCTCGAACCAGGGGCCGCTCGGGTCGCTGAACCTCATATTCACCAAGCAGGCGATGATCCTGTCGCAGTTCGTGCTCGCGACGCCGCCGATCACGGCGATCAGCCTCGCCGCCGTCGACGGGGTCGACGACGGGGTCCGCGACGCCGCGCGCGCGCTCGGCGGGACGCGGCTCGACGCGGCGCTCGTCGTGATCAAGGAGGCGCGCTACGGGATCGCCACGGCGGTGTTGGCCGGGTTCGGTCGCGCGATAAGCGAGGTCGGGTCCGTCCTCATCGTCGGCGGCAACATCACGGGCGCGGACGGGATCTCGAAGACCCGCACCCTGACGACCGCCATCCAACTGGAGGCGCGGCAGGGCCAGTACGAGACGGCGATGGTGCTCGGCGCGGTGCTCGTCGCGCTCGTGTTGACCGTCAACGCCGTCGTCGTGTACTTCGGCGACGGCGGGGTGACGGCCTGA